One Candidatus Afararchaeum irisae genomic region harbors:
- a CDS encoding cysteine desulfurase has protein sequence MTAEECPSPIDVEEVRRDFPALRREVNGERLVYLDNAATSQTPTQVVDAMNEYYERYNANVHRGLHEMSQEASIAYETAHDKVADFIGASSDEIVFTSNTTEAINTVAYGWGLDNLGEGDEVVLTGMEHHSGLLPWQQIAERTGADLVFLETDDHGFIEEGEIETKITEDAAMVSVIHMSNVFGTVTPVEEICDRAHEVGARCLVDAAQSVPHMPVDVGEIGCDFLAFSGHKMCGPTGSGVLYGSKEVLEETSPFEYGGEMIKKVTREEATWAEIPWKFEAGTPNVAEGIGLGRAVEYLEDIGMENIHEHEKMLAEYTVERLEEVDGVEVYGPSSNYEERGGVVSFNVEGAHAHDTSDILNDSGVAVRAGHHCVQPVMDQLDVAATARASFYLYNTREEADRFVEALEDVKEVFGA, from the coding sequence ATGACTGCCGAGGAGTGCCCTAGCCCGATAGACGTCGAGGAGGTACGGAGAGACTTCCCCGCGCTCAGACGTGAGGTCAACGGGGAGAGACTCGTCTACCTCGACAACGCAGCGACCTCACAGACCCCGACTCAGGTCGTCGACGCGATGAACGAGTACTACGAGAGGTACAACGCCAACGTACACAGGGGTCTCCACGAGATGAGCCAGGAGGCTAGCATAGCCTACGAGACGGCTCACGACAAGGTCGCAGACTTCATAGGCGCGTCGAGCGACGAAATCGTCTTCACCTCGAACACGACGGAGGCGATCAACACAGTAGCATACGGCTGGGGTCTCGATAACCTCGGCGAGGGCGACGAGGTCGTCCTCACGGGGATGGAACACCACTCGGGTCTCCTCCCGTGGCAACAGATCGCTGAACGCACGGGTGCAGACCTAGTCTTTCTCGAAACCGACGACCACGGCTTCATAGAGGAGGGCGAGATAGAGACGAAGATCACCGAGGACGCCGCGATGGTCTCGGTGATCCATATGTCGAATGTCTTCGGCACGGTCACGCCGGTCGAGGAGATCTGTGACCGCGCCCACGAAGTCGGCGCACGGTGTCTCGTAGATGCCGCCCAGAGCGTCCCTCATATGCCCGTAGACGTCGGAGAGATAGGCTGTGACTTCCTCGCCTTCAGCGGACACAAGATGTGTGGACCGACGGGAAGCGGAGTCCTATACGGCTCGAAGGAAGTCCTCGAAGAGACATCGCCGTTCGAGTACGGCGGAGAGATGATAAAGAAGGTCACACGTGAGGAAGCGACGTGGGCGGAGATTCCGTGGAAGTTCGAGGCGGGAACACCGAACGTCGCCGAGGGGATAGGTCTCGGGAGAGCCGTAGAGTACCTCGAAGATATAGGCATGGAGAACATACACGAACACGAGAAGATGCTCGCGGAGTACACGGTCGAAAGACTCGAAGAGGTCGACGGTGTCGAGGTATACGGTCCGTCTTCCAACTACGAGGAGAGAGGAGGAGTCGTCTCGTTCAACGTCGAGGGCGCACACGCTCACGACACGAGCGACATACTCAACGACTCGGGAGTCGCCGTCAGAGCGGGACACCACTGCGTACAGCCCGTTATGGATCAGTTAGATGTAGCGGCGACAGCACGTGCGTCGTTCTACCTCTACAACACACGTGAGGAGGCGGACAGATTCGTAGAGGCACTCGAAGACGTCAAGGAGGTGTTCGGAGCATGA
- the sufC gene encoding Fe-S cluster assembly ATPase SufC, with protein MTQTQLEVNNLHVEADGEKILNGVDITIEKGEVVAMMGPNGSGKSTLAKVLMGHPAYEVTEGEAYLKGENILEMEPDERARLGLFLAFQYPKEITGVTVSNFLRTAVNAGRDEEDEIGPAEFQDMLEEKMEILEIDSDFMNRSINEGFSGGEKKRMEVLQMAVLNPEIALIDEVDSGLDIDALKIVAKGINELTQGDDSMGTLLITHYQRILDYVEPDRVAVMLDGEVAKKGGHELAEKLEDEGYDWIREEAAA; from the coding sequence ATGACACAGACACAACTCGAAGTAAACAACTTACACGTAGAGGCTGACGGAGAAAAGATACTCAACGGAGTCGACATCACGATAGAGAAGGGTGAGGTCGTCGCCATGATGGGTCCCAACGGAAGCGGAAAGTCGACTCTCGCGAAGGTACTCATGGGACATCCGGCTTACGAGGTCACCGAGGGCGAAGCCTACCTCAAGGGAGAGAACATACTTGAGATGGAGCCCGACGAGAGGGCACGTCTCGGTCTCTTCCTCGCCTTCCAGTATCCCAAGGAGATAACGGGTGTGACGGTGAGTAACTTCCTGCGTACCGCGGTAAACGCCGGTAGGGACGAGGAAGACGAAATAGGACCCGCGGAGTTCCAGGATATGCTCGAGGAGAAGATGGAGATACTCGAGATCGACTCCGACTTCATGAACAGGTCGATAAACGAGGGTTTCTCGGGAGGAGAGAAGAAGAGAATGGAAGTCCTCCAGATGGCGGTTCTCAACCCCGAGATCGCTCTGATAGACGAGGTCGACTCGGGTCTCGACATCGACGCACTCAAGATAGTCGCTAAGGGCATCAACGAACTCACACAGGGCGACGACTCGATGGGTACTCTCCTCATCACTCATTACCAGAGGATACTCGACTACGTCGAGCCCGACCGCGTCGCCGTGATGCTCGACGGAGAGGTGGCTAAGAAGGGAGGACACGAGCTAGCCGAGAAGCTCGAGGACGAGGGCTACGACTGGATACGTGAGGAAGCCGCGGCTTAG
- the glyA gene encoding serine hydroxymethyltransferase translates to MEHIDETDPETAEAIRGEIEREERGLEMIASENIASKAVMEAQGSVMTNKYAEGYPGERYYGGCEYMDEVENLARDRAKEIFGADHVNVQPHSGTQANMAVYFSVLEPGDRILGMDLTHGGHLSHGHPANFSGKLYDVESYEVDEETGRIDYDDLREHAEEFDPDIIVSGASAYPREIEFDTIGEIADDVDAYHLADIAHIAGLVASDVHQSPVEHAEFVTTTTHKTLRGPRGGMIMCDEEFADDIDTTVFPGVQGGPLMHVVAAKAVSFKEALTDDFDEYQEAIAENARVLGETLQDEGWNLVSGGTDNHLVLMDLRGTGITGKEAEEALEDVDITVNKNTIPGEERAPTVASGIRIGAPAPTTRGLRADEFEKVGRLISRVLNNTDDDEVKAEVREEVNSLCDEFPIYPVLN, encoded by the coding sequence ATGGAACACATAGACGAGACCGACCCCGAGACGGCGGAGGCGATACGCGGAGAGATCGAGAGAGAGGAACGCGGTCTTGAGATGATCGCGAGCGAGAACATCGCCTCGAAGGCTGTGATGGAGGCACAGGGCTCTGTAATGACCAACAAGTACGCCGAGGGGTATCCCGGGGAGAGGTACTACGGCGGCTGTGAATACATGGACGAGGTCGAGAATCTCGCGAGAGACCGCGCGAAGGAGATCTTCGGAGCCGACCACGTCAACGTACAGCCACACTCGGGGACACAGGCTAACATGGCAGTCTACTTCTCTGTCCTCGAGCCCGGCGACAGGATACTCGGAATGGATCTCACACACGGAGGACATCTCTCCCACGGACATCCCGCCAACTTCTCGGGAAAGCTCTACGACGTAGAGAGCTACGAGGTCGACGAGGAGACGGGACGTATAGACTACGACGACCTGAGAGAGCACGCCGAGGAGTTCGACCCCGACATAATCGTATCGGGAGCGAGTGCGTATCCCCGTGAGATAGAGTTCGACACTATAGGAGAGATAGCCGACGACGTCGACGCCTACCATCTCGCCGACATAGCACATATAGCCGGATTAGTCGCCTCCGACGTTCATCAGAGTCCTGTTGAGCACGCCGAGTTCGTGACGACGACGACACACAAGACACTCCGTGGTCCGAGAGGCGGAATGATAATGTGTGACGAAGAGTTCGCAGACGACATAGACACGACTGTCTTCCCCGGAGTCCAGGGAGGACCCCTGATGCATGTCGTAGCCGCTAAGGCTGTCTCGTTCAAGGAGGCACTCACAGACGACTTCGACGAGTACCAGGAGGCGATCGCCGAGAACGCACGTGTCCTCGGTGAGACACTCCAGGACGAGGGATGGAACCTCGTGAGCGGCGGAACCGACAACCATCTCGTCCTGATGGATCTACGTGGTACCGGAATTACCGGAAAGGAGGCGGAGGAAGCGCTCGAAGACGTCGATATCACAGTCAACAAGAACACCATACCCGGCGAGGAGAGAGCCCCGACGGTCGCCTCGGGAATACGTATAGGTGCTCCCGCGCCGACGACACGTGGTCTGAGAGCCGACGAGTTCGAGAAGGTAGGACGTCTCATCTCACGTGTCCTCAATAACACCGACGACGACGAGGTCAAGGCGGAGGTCAGAGAGGAGGTAAACAGTCTGTGTGACGAGTTCCCGATCTATCCCGTACTGAACTAA
- a CDS encoding archease, translated as MYEILEHTADAKFRAEGETLEDALREVVEAFAEVVGAHEINPEDEAQNRITVNSENLEALVFDFLDRLIYTQDVEGVAVLTAETVTVEETETGYSLTAVVETVPLSTTSGLTDIKAPTYNDMRVEETDSGWLIQAVLDI; from the coding sequence ATGTACGAGATCCTCGAACACACAGCAGACGCCAAGTTCAGAGCTGAGGGCGAGACACTCGAAGACGCGCTCCGAGAGGTAGTCGAGGCATTCGCCGAGGTCGTCGGAGCACACGAAATAAATCCCGAGGACGAAGCTCAGAACCGGATCACGGTTAACTCGGAGAACCTCGAAGCCCTAGTCTTCGACTTCCTCGACCGTCTCATCTACACACAGGACGTCGAGGGTGTAGCCGTCTTGACCGCAGAGACGGTGACCGTAGAAGAGACCGAGACGGGCTACTCCCTCACAGCCGTCGTCGAGACGGTTCCGTTGAGCACGACCTCGGGACTCACCGACATCAAGGCTCCGACATACAACGACATGAGGGTCGAGGAGACTGACTCAGGATGGCTGATTCAGGCGGTTCTCGACATCTGA
- a CDS encoding glutamate--cysteine ligase, whose product MKERERFDTLGTIGVEEEFYVVDSETLEPVAASDSLLEDPPRELQDHLDTELFKFVLETTTDTATSVGDARDQVAEKREALKSYVRSYGYEVLAAGLHPSAKWIENEQIQKPRYTKQLERIGYPQHRNMTAGLHVHIGVDDADTAVCIANEIRRYLPMYLALGANSPFWQGYETGLRSARAVVFENLPNTGIPTAFDSWRDFRSFEKRMVEEGSIKDRGEIWWDVRPNTRYGTVEIRSPDSQTSIERVVGFVALTRALVLDLYSDCDRGGHTDVRREILDENKWRALRHGHDATFLRTGEGETETGVVELEDLFDDVVGSLEGQKLSLAESLIEESGAQRQIEAYNENENENEAEKEIFRRVCEEIKI is encoded by the coding sequence ATGAAAGAGAGGGAAAGGTTCGACACGTTAGGCACGATAGGGGTCGAGGAGGAGTTCTACGTCGTCGACTCCGAGACTCTCGAACCCGTGGCTGCCTCCGACAGTCTTCTAGAAGACCCTCCACGCGAGCTTCAGGATCATCTAGACACAGAGCTGTTCAAGTTCGTCCTCGAAACCACGACCGACACGGCGACCTCAGTCGGAGACGCACGTGACCAGGTCGCCGAGAAGAGGGAGGCACTCAAGTCGTACGTCCGGTCTTACGGCTACGAGGTTCTCGCTGCGGGTCTCCATCCCTCGGCGAAATGGATCGAGAACGAACAGATACAGAAGCCGCGTTACACCAAACAGCTCGAACGTATAGGCTATCCTCAGCACAGGAACATGACGGCGGGTCTCCACGTCCACATAGGCGTAGACGACGCCGACACCGCGGTCTGTATAGCCAACGAGATCCGGCGTTATCTTCCGATGTACCTCGCTCTCGGAGCCAACTCTCCTTTCTGGCAGGGATACGAGACGGGTCTGAGAAGTGCGAGGGCGGTCGTCTTCGAGAATCTTCCTAACACGGGTATTCCGACCGCATTCGACTCGTGGCGCGACTTTAGGTCTTTCGAGAAGAGGATGGTCGAGGAAGGATCGATAAAGGACAGAGGAGAGATCTGGTGGGACGTACGTCCCAACACGAGGTACGGCACAGTCGAGATACGTTCGCCCGACTCACAGACGAGTATCGAGAGGGTCGTCGGATTCGTGGCTCTGACACGTGCACTCGTCCTCGATCTGTACTCGGACTGCGACAGGGGCGGTCACACCGACGTCAGGCGTGAGATACTCGACGAGAACAAATGGCGCGCCCTGAGACACGGACACGACGCCACTTTCCTGCGTACGGGAGAGGGAGAGACAGAGACCGGAGTAGTCGAACTCGAAGACCTCTTCGATGACGTGGTCGGCAGTCTTGAGGGTCAGAAACTAAGTCTCGCCGAGAGTCTCATAGAGGAGTCGGGGGCACAGCGTCAGATCGAGGCGTACAACGAGAATGAGAATGAGAACGAAGCCGAAAAAGAAATCTTCCGTCGTGTCTGTGAGGAGATTAAGATTTAG
- a CDS encoding SUF system NifU family Fe-S cluster assembly protein, with protein sequence MSRDMYKQNILDHYRNPHNYGEIENPDIEYEDVNPSCGDEIDVYVELDEDGEIVDAKFKGEGCAISQASASMLTDEIKGMTLDEVKDLDRDYIMDMLGIELNPMRVKCAVLGLKVLEGGVAEYEAET encoded by the coding sequence ATGAGCCGCGACATGTACAAGCAGAACATACTCGACCATTACAGGAATCCCCACAACTACGGCGAGATCGAGAACCCCGACATAGAGTACGAGGACGTCAACCCGTCGTGTGGCGACGAGATAGACGTCTACGTCGAGCTAGACGAGGACGGCGAGATAGTAGACGCGAAGTTCAAGGGAGAGGGCTGTGCGATCAGCCAGGCGAGCGCGTCGATGCTCACCGACGAGATCAAGGGAATGACACTCGACGAGGTCAAAGACCTCGACCGCGACTACATAATGGATATGCTCGGCATAGAGCTAAATCCGATGAGGGTGAAATGTGCGGTCTTAGGTCTCAAGGTTCTCGAAGGCGGTGTAGCAGAGTACGAGGCAGAGACATAG
- a CDS encoding RtcB family protein has translation MEITQVDENIYEIGQEDDMNVPARVYASELLLEKIEQDKTLEQVRNVATLPGIQKYSIVLPDGHQGYGFPIGGVAAVDMDDGVISPGGIGYDINCLSGDTEVLLEFGRRRSIEDLRQSFDDERAVVATSDSADTSGIHLFTQDEKTVYEVDTGLRTVEASPDHPFLTPEGMKPLREIDEGDEVYVYPFEGIEDEDPDDVVLLDSDDFSSEVAEVLEDRGLLPLSTADREFNILLKLVGYHTGDGSFNRHGDTAFYGEEEGLRQIQEDIRQLGFEPSRIYSRERSHEIDGSEFEAVENTVKSTSKAFQRLLVALGAPEGVKVDSEFTTPNYLDGCTDWQKALYLSAFFGAEMSSPAPQTDKNLYCPTVSHSRRSGGGDDFVREIKSYLEDLGIETNSTEEFESETGATRYRFGVKNDSENLIRLFTRVGYTYAVEKQKEAVRATVYLREKERAIDERRTASERAVAMYDGGVAPKEIKSRLEINDRFVERSIYGDARAEVRPPADFPGYDDFTDSVDVDDGFRVTTQVESIDEIGEKTVYDIGVRHDAHSFVADGFVVSNCGVRVLRTNLSYDDVRGTGEKLAERLYQTVPSGLGKGSYLDTDLDDIEGILEGGMEWMLENRHAFEEDLEHCEENGRLPGDPKAVPDEAKERGVSQVGSLGSGNHFLEVQRVSNLYDEPTAEAYGLEEDQIVVMIHTGSRGLGHQTCTNYLRRFEREYPDIVEDLPDKELIYAPIGDDPAEEYRDAMYAAANFAWSNRQAITQAVREVFNEMYSIRERDVELVYDVCHNIAKEETHTVDGDEKELLVHRKGATRAFPAGREEIPDVYQDVGQPVLIPGTMGTDSWILSGGEKSLDLSFGSTAHGAGRVMSRTQAKKDYWGRDVQEQLAEREIYVRAESGSTIAEEAPGAYKDVDEVMRVSDELGIGERVSRLAPIATIKG, from the coding sequence ATGGAGATAACACAGGTAGACGAAAACATCTACGAGATCGGGCAGGAAGACGACATGAACGTTCCTGCGAGGGTCTACGCTTCTGAGCTTCTTCTGGAGAAGATCGAACAGGACAAGACGCTCGAACAGGTCAGAAACGTCGCCACCCTACCGGGGATACAGAAGTACTCTATCGTTCTCCCCGACGGTCACCAGGGATACGGATTCCCGATAGGCGGCGTCGCGGCTGTCGACATGGACGACGGAGTCATAAGTCCCGGAGGTATCGGCTATGACATCAACTGTCTCTCGGGGGACACCGAGGTTCTGCTGGAGTTCGGGAGGAGGAGGAGTATAGAAGACCTCAGACAGAGCTTTGACGACGAGAGGGCTGTCGTAGCTACTTCCGACTCCGCCGACACCTCAGGAATACATCTGTTCACTCAGGACGAGAAGACAGTATACGAGGTAGACACCGGACTCCGGACAGTAGAGGCGAGTCCCGACCATCCCTTCTTAACCCCTGAGGGCATGAAGCCCCTACGAGAGATCGACGAGGGCGACGAGGTCTACGTCTATCCCTTCGAGGGTATCGAGGACGAAGATCCCGACGACGTCGTACTCCTCGACTCCGACGACTTCTCCTCCGAGGTCGCTGAGGTTCTCGAAGACCGCGGTCTCCTGCCTCTCTCGACGGCTGACAGGGAGTTCAACATACTCCTGAAACTCGTGGGATACCACACGGGCGACGGATCATTCAACCGCCACGGTGACACAGCCTTCTACGGAGAGGAGGAGGGTCTCAGACAGATACAGGAGGACATACGCCAACTCGGATTCGAGCCGTCGAGGATCTACTCGCGCGAGAGGAGCCACGAGATAGACGGGTCGGAGTTCGAGGCTGTCGAAAACACAGTCAAGTCGACCTCGAAGGCGTTCCAGAGGCTACTCGTCGCCCTCGGTGCACCCGAGGGAGTCAAGGTAGACTCAGAGTTCACGACTCCCAACTACCTCGACGGCTGTACCGACTGGCAGAAGGCACTATATCTCTCGGCTTTCTTCGGTGCCGAGATGAGTAGTCCCGCTCCTCAGACAGACAAGAACCTCTACTGTCCTACGGTGTCACACAGCCGCAGGTCGGGAGGAGGCGACGACTTCGTACGTGAGATAAAGTCGTACCTCGAAGACCTCGGCATAGAGACCAACTCGACGGAGGAGTTCGAGTCTGAGACAGGGGCAACGAGATACCGTTTCGGTGTCAAGAACGACTCCGAGAACCTGATACGTCTCTTCACGCGTGTCGGTTACACATACGCAGTCGAGAAACAGAAGGAAGCCGTCAGAGCCACAGTCTATCTGCGTGAGAAGGAACGTGCGATAGACGAACGCCGGACTGCGTCTGAGAGAGCGGTCGCGATGTACGACGGCGGCGTAGCCCCGAAGGAGATAAAGTCACGTCTCGAAATAAACGACAGGTTCGTCGAGAGGAGCATATACGGCGACGCCAGAGCCGAGGTCAGACCACCCGCTGACTTCCCGGGATACGACGACTTCACCGACTCGGTCGATGTCGACGACGGATTCCGTGTCACGACTCAGGTCGAGTCGATAGACGAGATAGGCGAAAAGACCGTATACGACATAGGCGTAAGACACGACGCCCACAGCTTCGTCGCAGACGGCTTCGTCGTCTCGAACTGCGGCGTCCGTGTTCTGCGTACAAACCTGAGTTACGACGACGTGAGGGGCACGGGAGAGAAGCTAGCCGAGAGGCTCTACCAGACAGTCCCGTCGGGTCTCGGCAAGGGAAGCTATCTAGACACAGACCTCGACGACATAGAAGGTATACTCGAAGGCGGCATGGAGTGGATGCTCGAAAACCGACACGCCTTCGAGGAGGATCTCGAACACTGTGAGGAGAACGGCAGGCTACCCGGCGATCCGAAGGCTGTTCCCGACGAGGCGAAGGAGAGAGGAGTCAGCCAGGTTGGATCGCTCGGATCGGGCAACCACTTCTTAGAGGTACAGAGGGTCTCGAACCTCTACGACGAACCGACCGCCGAAGCCTACGGTCTTGAGGAGGATCAGATCGTTGTCATGATACACACGGGGTCGAGGGGTCTCGGACACCAGACGTGTACCAACTACCTCAGGAGGTTCGAGAGGGAGTATCCCGATATAGTCGAGGATCTCCCCGACAAGGAGCTCATATACGCGCCGATAGGCGACGACCCAGCCGAGGAGTACAGAGACGCTATGTACGCCGCCGCCAACTTCGCGTGGTCGAACAGACAGGCGATAACACAGGCTGTGAGAGAAGTCTTCAACGAGATGTACAGTATCCGTGAGAGGGACGTCGAACTCGTCTACGATGTCTGTCACAACATAGCCAAGGAGGAGACCCACACCGTAGACGGCGACGAGAAGGAGCTACTCGTCCATCGGAAGGGCGCGACGAGAGCCTTTCCCGCAGGAAGGGAGGAGATACCCGATGTCTACCAGGACGTAGGACAGCCCGTTCTCATACCCGGTACGATGGGCACCGACTCGTGGATACTCTCGGGAGGTGAGAAGTCGCTCGACCTCTCGTTCGGTTCAACCGCACACGGTGCTGGCAGGGTGATGTCGAGGACACAGGCGAAGAAGGACTACTGGGGACGTGACGTACAGGAACAGCTCGCGGAGAGGGAGATTTACGTCAGGGCAGAGAGCGGATCGACTATCGCCGAGGAAGCACCCGGAGCGTACAAGGACGTCGATGAGGTCATGAGGGTGAGCGACGAACTCGGAATAGGTGAGAGGGTCTCACGTCTCGCTCCTATAGCGACTATAAAGGGGTGA
- a CDS encoding DUF5821 family protein: protein MTANLTGVDGRDIIRRSIEESGGSLDVLQVSPGVLGDYIEVASEERDKIERMRVLVHEESLKEVMRDFLISSAASDLIKEGVLEILSTDDTVERSVAILDDTETISFIETDDSIGTVAAENDELAEAVSDLFDSMWEDGDEFKIRTPPMSDVSQSLRDEIGDETEDDFRRVLDLLDAAKGDGEGLDEITVALLVAAKNKILLYDISKWGEDSGVASKATFSRKKTELEDAGLIDTEKEPIDIGRPRLRLRLGDEDLQDADIDEIVAEAKKKLS, encoded by the coding sequence ATGACAGCGAACTTGACAGGTGTCGACGGACGGGACATTATACGGAGATCCATAGAGGAAAGCGGTGGCAGTCTCGACGTTCTGCAGGTCTCTCCTGGGGTTCTGGGCGACTACATAGAGGTCGCGAGCGAGGAGCGCGACAAGATCGAGAGGATGCGTGTCCTCGTCCACGAGGAGAGTCTCAAGGAGGTTATGCGTGACTTCCTTATATCGAGTGCCGCGAGTGACCTCATAAAGGAGGGAGTCTTAGAGATACTGTCTACTGACGACACAGTCGAGAGGTCGGTGGCTATACTCGACGACACAGAGACTATCAGCTTCATAGAGACCGACGACTCGATAGGTACCGTCGCAGCCGAGAACGACGAACTCGCCGAGGCAGTCTCGGATCTCTTCGACTCGATGTGGGAGGACGGAGACGAGTTCAAGATACGTACTCCGCCGATGAGCGACGTGAGCCAGAGCCTGAGAGACGAGATAGGCGACGAGACTGAGGACGACTTCAGGAGAGTCCTCGACCTACTCGACGCCGCGAAGGGTGACGGCGAGGGGCTCGACGAGATTACAGTCGCTCTCCTGGTCGCGGCGAAGAACAAGATACTCCTCTATGACATCTCGAAATGGGGAGAGGACTCGGGCGTCGCGTCGAAGGCGACCTTCTCACGTAAGAAGACTGAGCTGGAGGACGCAGGTCTGATAGACACCGAGAAGGAGCCGATCGACATAGGAAGACCGCGTCTGCGTCTCCGACTCGGCGACGAGGATCTCCAGGACGCCGACATAGACGAGATAGTCGCCGAAGCCAAGAAGAAGCTGTCTTAG
- a CDS encoding OB-fold nucleic acid binding domain-containing protein has product MNESTCDVCGRKVEGGGDLCNEHEGTPVLYHLGNSCGLDEVDEGKVYEGEVNGVVDYGVFVDLNDDISGLIHESNLSESLEVGDEVKVRVSEIKDNGDIDLRPVFMHDYNDAEIECERTRSEIGSLSERVGEAVYVEGEVVRTKQTGGPTIFTVTDETGTVDTAAFVEAGVRAYPEIETGDFVRIRGEVETRDGDLQIEADEMEGLEGDERDEVEERIQASLDEKAEPPEIEPLIDADSIDSLYPGLRNVAKAIRKAVLTNRPIIVRHHADADGISSGVVVERAVTSMIDEVNDDPEAKYHLFSRSPSKAPFYEMEDVTRDLNYALKDVKRHGHSMPILVMLDNGSTEEDTPAYEIARTYDIPIYIVDHHFPDPDSVDPLVEEHVNPYLIDEDYSITSGMLCTELARLVNPDVEDEVRHVPAVSGKGDRSEADEMEEYVEMAENEGYDEGHLEDVADALDYEAFWLKYDEGRHLVNDILDVSDNDVHDELVEKLNQRADEAFERQISTAMPHVQEERLENGARLYTINVEKYAHKFTFPGPGKTTGEIHDTKVDETDDPVITIGYGPDFCVIRGHGVGIDIPQIVDELKDEIRGAGVDGGGHLVVGSIKFAEGMREEVLYELKKKFGEAPLKEGAEGAPDISGVEDRKIG; this is encoded by the coding sequence ATGAACGAATCTACATGCGACGTCTGCGGAAGGAAAGTCGAAGGAGGCGGAGATCTGTGTAACGAGCACGAGGGCACACCTGTTCTCTACCATCTCGGCAACTCGTGTGGCTTAGACGAGGTAGACGAGGGTAAGGTCTACGAGGGTGAGGTCAACGGTGTGGTAGACTACGGAGTCTTCGTAGATCTCAACGACGACATAAGCGGTCTGATACACGAGTCTAATCTCTCTGAGAGCCTTGAAGTCGGAGACGAGGTCAAGGTACGTGTCTCAGAGATAAAGGACAACGGAGACATAGATCTGCGTCCCGTCTTCATGCATGACTACAACGACGCAGAGATCGAGTGCGAGAGGACTAGATCGGAGATCGGAAGTCTCTCCGAGAGAGTGGGTGAGGCGGTCTACGTCGAGGGCGAGGTCGTCCGTACGAAACAGACAGGAGGTCCCACGATATTCACGGTGACCGACGAGACGGGGACGGTCGACACAGCGGCGTTCGTCGAAGCGGGTGTACGTGCATACCCCGAGATAGAGACAGGTGACTTCGTACGTATAAGAGGAGAGGTCGAGACACGTGACGGCGATCTCCAGATAGAGGCGGACGAGATGGAGGGGCTCGAAGGCGACGAGAGAGACGAGGTCGAGGAGAGAATACAGGCGAGTCTCGACGAGAAGGCTGAGCCTCCCGAGATAGAGCCTCTCATAGACGCCGACAGCATAGACAGCCTCTACCCGGGACTCAGAAACGTAGCTAAGGCGATAAGGAAGGCTGTTCTCACCAACCGTCCGATAATAGTCAGACACCACGCCGACGCCGACGGTATATCGAGCGGCGTCGTAGTCGAGAGGGCTGTGACTTCTATGATAGACGAGGTCAACGACGACCCCGAGGCGAAGTACCATCTCTTCTCGCGGTCGCCGAGTAAGGCACCCTTCTACGAGATGGAGGACGTCACACGTGACCTCAACTACGCCCTCAAGGACGTCAAGAGACACGGGCACTCGATGCCTATACTCGTGATGCTCGACAACGGATCGACAGAGGAGGACACTCCGGCGTACGAGATAGCGCGAACCTACGACATTCCGATCTACATAGTCGACCACCATTTCCCCGACCCCGACTCGGTAGACCCTCTCGTCGAGGAACACGTCAACCCCTACCTCATAGATGAGGACTACTCGATAACCTCGGGGATGCTGTGTACCGAACTAGCACGTCTCGTCAACCCCGATGTCGAGGACGAAGTACGTCACGTTCCGGCTGTGTCAGGCAAGGGCGACAGGTCGGAGGCTGACGAGATGGAAGAGTACGTCGAGATGGCGGAGAACGAGGGCTACGACGAGGGTCACTTAGAGGACGTCGCCGACGCGCTCGACTACGAGGCGTTCTGGCTCAAGTACGACGAGGGGAGGCATCTCGTCAACGACATACTCGACGTGAGCGACAACGACGTACACGATGAACTCGTCGAGAAGCTCAACCAACGCGCCGACGAGGCATTCGAGAGACAGATCTCTACCGCGATGCCCCACGTACAGGAGGAGAGGCTCGAAAACGGCGCGCGTCTCTACACCATAAACGTCGAGAAGTACGCCCACAAGTTCACCTTCCCCGGACCCGGCAAGACGACTGGCGAGATACACGACACGAAGGTCGACGAGACAGACGATCCTGTAATTACGATAGGATACGGACCTGACTTCTGTGTCATAAGAGGACACGGCGTCGGGATAGACATACCCCAGATAGTCGACGAACTCAAGGACGAGATCAGAGGAGCGGGTGTCGACGGAGGAGGACATCTCGTCGTAGGTTCGATAAAGTTCGCCGAGGGAATGAGAGAGGAGGTTCTCTACGAGCTCAAGAAGAAGTTCGGAGAGGCTCCCCTCAAGGAAGGCGCCGAGGGTGCCCCCGACATCTCGGGTGTCGAGGACAGGAAGATAGGATAA